In a genomic window of Elusimicrobiota bacterium:
- a CDS encoding PD-(D/E)XK nuclease family protein encodes AAATARAWAGRAALRAGAETPRSRAATAYLREAPKRPAAPDEPGGSPTGVEVGQLCHLTLQGWDFASTADPAAACAAARALLERRSPGPRWAQAEREAASVLKTFLSSSAAEELAGAEILGREVPFAYADGDTVVRGAADLVYRSKGRLVVADFKSEKVEERSAAKIRGKYAEQGRAYLEAVRLAWGEDAEFRLLFLRRPDLSV; translated from the coding sequence ACGCGGCCGCGACCGCCCGGGCCTGGGCCGGGCGCGCGGCGCTGCGCGCCGGCGCCGAGACGCCCCGGTCCCGCGCGGCGACCGCCTACCTGCGCGAGGCGCCGAAGCGTCCAGCCGCGCCCGACGAGCCGGGGGGGAGCCCGACGGGCGTCGAGGTCGGCCAGCTGTGCCATCTCACTCTCCAGGGCTGGGACTTCGCCTCGACCGCGGACCCGGCCGCGGCCTGCGCGGCGGCGCGGGCCCTGCTCGAGCGCCGCTCCCCCGGCCCGCGCTGGGCGCAGGCTGAGCGCGAGGCGGCCTCCGTGCTGAAGACCTTCCTGTCGTCTTCGGCTGCGGAGGAATTGGCGGGGGCCGAGATTCTGGGGCGGGAGGTGCCGTTCGCCTACGCCGACGGCGACACCGTCGTGCGCGGCGCGGCGGACCTCGTGTACCGCTCGAAGGGACGGCTCGTCGTCGCCGACTTCAAGAGCGAGAAGGTCGAGGAGCGCTCCGCGGCGAAGATCCGCGGCAAGTACGCCGAGCAGGGACGCGCCTATCTCGAGGCCGTCCGGCTCGCCTGGGGAGAGGACGCGGAATTCCGCCTTCTCTTCCTTCGTCGTCCCGACCTGTCCGTTTAA
- a CDS encoding peroxiredoxin: MTRSDDLHRLPTDLPIPADDGAARHLAGMTLPDIELPSTSGKKVNLARLGTSWTVVYCYPRTGLPGQNPPGGLDEWNAIPGARGCTPQSCSYRDHYAALTGLGARVFGLSTQTSEYQKEMVERLHLPFDVLSDHELRLTQALRLPTFHFGGQTMTKRCTLLIKGDKIEKCFYPVFPPDSDAEKVLDWLKGR, encoded by the coding sequence ATGACCCGCTCAGATGACCTTCACCGATTGCCGACGGACCTGCCCATTCCCGCCGATGACGGCGCGGCCCGCCATTTGGCCGGCATGACTCTTCCCGACATCGAGCTTCCGTCCACCTCCGGCAAGAAGGTGAACCTGGCCCGGCTCGGAACGTCCTGGACCGTCGTCTACTGCTACCCGAGGACCGGGCTCCCGGGCCAGAACCCCCCCGGCGGCCTGGACGAGTGGAACGCGATCCCCGGCGCCCGCGGCTGCACGCCTCAGTCCTGCTCCTATCGCGATCACTACGCGGCCCTGACCGGTCTCGGCGCGCGAGTGTTCGGTTTGAGCACGCAAACCTCCGAATATCAAAAGGAAATGGTCGAACGGCTGCACCTTCCCTTCGATGTGCTCAGCGACCATGAGCTCAGGCTCACTCAGGCTCTCCGCCTGCCGACGTTTCATTTCGGCGGCCAGACGATGACCAAGCGGTGCACTTTGCTGATCAAGGGTGATAAGATCGAAAAGTGCTTCTATCCGGTATTCCCGCCGGACAGCGACGCGGAAAAGGTGCTGGACTGGTTGAAAGGGCGCTGA